CGCCCTCATGCAGCGCGGGCACACGGTGCGCGTGGTCGCGTGCGGCGACCCCGCGGGCGAGGGGACCGATGGGCCCGAGGTGTTCCATGTTCCGGAGCTGGTGGTGCCGATCGCGAGCCGGCTCGCCCATCGCCAGAACACCCTGTTCGCCAAGCCCGTCCAGGAGGTGCTGACCGCCGCGATCGAGGGTGCCGACGTCGTACACATCTACCAGCCGTGGCCGCTCGGCCGCGCCGCCGAGCGAACCGCCCGCCGGCTCGGCGTACCCGCCATCGCCGCGTTTCACATCCAGCCCGAAAACATCACGTACAACATCGGCCTGGGCTGGTTTCGGCCCGCCGCGCATCTGCTGTACATCCTGCTGCGCCTGGCCTTCTACGGGCGCTTCGCCGACATCCACTGCCCATCCACCTTCATCGCGGCACAGCTGCGCCGCCACGGGTACCGGGCACGGCTCCACGTGATCTCCAACGGGGTGGACAGCACCTTCCGGCCAGGGCCGGCGCGGGCGAGGAGAGCCGGCGAGCCGTTCCGCATCCTCATGGTGGGCCGCTTGTCCCCGGAGAAACGGCAGGACGTGCTGATCCGCGCCGTCGCGCGATCACGCCACGCCGCGCGCATCGAGCTGCACTTCGCCGGGCACGGCCCGTGGGACAAGCGCCTGCGCCGCATGGGCGCCACGCTGGTGAACCCGCCGCGCTTCGGCTACTACTCGCAGGAAGAGCTCATCGACCTCATCCACTCCTGCGATCTCTACGTGCACGCCTCCGATGTGGAGATCGAAGGGCTCTCCTGCATGGAGGCGTTCTCCTGCGGGCTCGTACCGGTCATCTCCGACAGCCGCCGAAGCGCGACCGGCCAGTTCGCGCTCGAGCCGGCAAACCTGTTCCGCTCCGGTGACCCGTCGTCGCTGGCCGAACGGATCGACCGCTGGATCGAGCATCCGGCGGAGCGTGAAACGCTGTCGGAGACCTACGCGCGCTACGGCCGGCTTTACGCGATCGACCGCAGCATCAAGGCGATCGAGCGGGTCTACGCGCGGGCCGACCGCACCCCGGAGGCACCGGCCGGATACGCCGGCTGGCCGTACCGCGTGTTCTCGACCGCCTTCTACTACGGCATCGCGGTGCCGGCCCTGTTTCTCTGGACACGGCTGATCCTCGGGGTGCGCACCGAAGGCCGAAACCGGCTGCCGCGCGCCGGCGGCGCGCTCACGGTCTGCAACCACGTGCACTT
This genomic stretch from Phytohabitans houttuyneae harbors:
- a CDS encoding glycosyltransferase, which translates into the protein MIITLVTDTFNVNNNGTTMSATRFATALMQRGHTVRVVACGDPAGEGTDGPEVFHVPELVVPIASRLAHRQNTLFAKPVQEVLTAAIEGADVVHIYQPWPLGRAAERTARRLGVPAIAAFHIQPENITYNIGLGWFRPAAHLLYILLRLAFYGRFADIHCPSTFIAAQLRRHGYRARLHVISNGVDSTFRPGPARARRAGEPFRILMVGRLSPEKRQDVLIRAVARSRHAARIELHFAGHGPWDKRLRRMGATLVNPPRFGYYSQEELIDLIHSCDLYVHASDVEIEGLSCMEAFSCGLVPVISDSRRSATGQFALEPANLFRSGDPSSLAERIDRWIEHPAERETLSETYARYGRLYAIDRSIKAIERVYARADRTPEAPAGYAGWPYRVFSTAFYYGIAVPALFLWTRLILGVRTEGRNRLPRAGGALTVCNHVHFLDSALVALAVFPRRVVFTSAPINLQNRWYGGLVRLLGGVAVPSTPSGLPLFFSELELFLAKGRIVHFFPEGDLKPYDTSLRDFKRGAFHLAAQARVPVLPLSIRFTPPTGVGRLFRRKPTMVVVLGEPIAPTATDPRSDRRARMEIARRSMQDLISRQAS